In one Candidatus Nitronereus thalassa genomic region, the following are encoded:
- a CDS encoding gamma-glutamyl-gamma-aminobutyrate hydrolase family protein produces the protein MSKKSPAPLIGITCEAISHRKDFADYDLLCDHRYATGIAEAGGHPVLLPIAHNRATLDRYLEGIDGLVIVGGDDLDPSWYGESPKRRTKVAFSKRSEFEAWLYKAGAQRRLPILGICYGMQLINVIEGGTLYQHIKARPNGPKVDHQGKKNGVHPVNILPHTKLGKILGPGKKKVATEHHQGIRKLAPKFIASAKAADGIIEAMERPNRPEIFAVQWHPERRLQFASTRRLFKAFVKSCRRYQKNKD, from the coding sequence ATGAGTAAAAAATCACCAGCCCCCTTAATCGGGATCACCTGCGAGGCCATTTCCCATCGCAAGGATTTCGCGGATTATGATTTATTATGCGATCATCGCTATGCCACGGGAATTGCGGAGGCGGGAGGGCATCCGGTGTTATTGCCCATCGCCCACAATCGAGCGACCTTGGATCGTTACCTGGAGGGGATTGATGGCCTGGTCATCGTTGGTGGAGATGATCTTGATCCATCATGGTATGGAGAATCTCCCAAACGGCGAACCAAGGTCGCCTTTTCAAAACGATCCGAATTCGAGGCCTGGCTCTACAAAGCCGGGGCCCAACGGCGATTACCCATTTTGGGAATCTGCTACGGGATGCAACTCATCAATGTCATTGAGGGCGGCACCCTGTATCAACACATTAAAGCTCGCCCCAATGGCCCCAAGGTTGATCATCAGGGTAAAAAAAACGGAGTCCATCCGGTCAACATCCTTCCTCACACGAAATTGGGTAAAATTCTCGGACCTGGAAAAAAGAAAGTGGCGACGGAACATCACCAAGGAATCCGGAAACTCGCACCGAAATTTATTGCTTCCGCCAAGGCCGCCGACGGAATTATTGAAGCCATGGAACGCCCCAACCGACCGGAAATTTTTGCGGTGCAATGGCACCCGGAACGACGTCTTCAATTCGCCTCGACTCGACGACTATTCAAAGCGTTCGTCAAATCCTGTCGACGCTATCAGAAGAATAAAGACTAG
- a CDS encoding PEP-CTERM sorting domain-containing protein — translation MNHSIGMKSRSFFVLSVLTMMAFVGFSSVNPAHATPINLGTSDVDWTSSQTSTHTDAEISGITGILNLTQVYKQNQGGSESGSSASHYTTTFPNGAEDAQITWNGPGFLECAVLECVILAKNGNHSPQQQLFNVGVSGIGWDGKMQINLEDLWPNQGSFSHVAIYTAPGTGGQVPEPSTMLLLGSGLVGLIGYRIKKAWV, via the coding sequence ATGAATCACTCTATCGGAATGAAATCTCGATCATTTTTTGTCCTCAGCGTGCTGACGATGATGGCATTTGTAGGATTCTCTTCTGTGAATCCCGCTCACGCGACGCCAATAAACTTGGGGACTTCTGATGTAGATTGGACTTCCTCTCAAACCAGTACCCACACGGACGCAGAAATTTCTGGCATTACCGGTATTTTGAACTTAACCCAAGTGTATAAACAAAACCAAGGTGGAAGTGAATCAGGGTCGTCCGCGAGTCACTACACCACTACTTTCCCCAATGGAGCCGAAGATGCTCAAATTACCTGGAATGGTCCAGGTTTTCTGGAATGCGCGGTTTTGGAATGCGTCATTCTTGCAAAGAATGGAAATCATAGCCCACAACAACAATTATTCAATGTGGGCGTGTCGGGCATTGGATGGGATGGAAAAATGCAAATTAATTTGGAAGACCTCTGGCCCAACCAGGGTTCATTTTCACATGTCGCCATTTATACTGCCCCTGGCACCGGAGGACAGGTCCCCGAGCCAAGCACAATGTTGCTACTTGGTTCAGGCCTAGTTGGCCTCATTGGTTATCGGATCAAAAAAGCCTGGGTCTAG
- the lspA gene encoding signal peptidase II, with protein MRAVLELSANGWNASRTSDAMRAVRRGGLVNDGGRRYLLLVGVSFVLIALDQVTKMFVMHTMHLHESIPVIPDFFNLTYIRNPGAAFGIFAQSNSAFRLIFFVGTSIFALGLLGTIFYRLHPDDVWGQLTVSSIFGGAIGNLIDRLRFGEVIDFLDFHIKGYHWPAFNVADSAISVGVVSLLIIFALDKKKEDPPAGTLPQENLP; from the coding sequence ATGCGAGCGGTGTTGGAATTATCGGCCAACGGTTGGAACGCAAGCCGCACATCCGACGCTATGCGAGCGGTGCGTCGAGGCGGTCTCGTGAATGATGGGGGACGCCGGTATTTGTTGCTAGTCGGGGTGAGTTTTGTCCTGATTGCCTTGGACCAGGTCACCAAAATGTTTGTCATGCATACCATGCATTTGCATGAGTCGATTCCGGTCATTCCAGATTTTTTCAATCTGACCTACATTCGAAATCCCGGTGCGGCCTTTGGTATCTTTGCGCAATCCAATAGCGCCTTTCGGTTAATCTTTTTCGTGGGAACCTCCATTTTCGCATTAGGGTTACTCGGCACGATTTTCTATCGGCTCCATCCCGATGACGTATGGGGGCAGCTTACCGTATCCAGTATTTTTGGGGGAGCGATCGGCAATCTCATTGACCGCCTGCGATTCGGAGAAGTCATCGATTTTCTCGATTTTCATATCAAGGGCTACCACTGGCCTGCTTTCAATGTTGCCGATAGCGCTATTAGTGTCGGTGTCGTCTCTCTCCTGATCATTTTCGCATTGGACAAAAAGAAAGAAGACCCACCGGCCGGAACTCTGCCACAAGAAAACCTTCCGTAA
- the ileS gene encoding isoleucine--tRNA ligase, with amino-acid sequence MDYKATLNLPKTDFPMKGNLPQREPEFLARWAEQQLYQQIQESRADKPLYILHDGPPYANGHIHIGHALNKILKDIIVKSRTMEGFRAPYIPGWDCHGLPIEHQVTKQLGAKKKELTSTQLRQLCREYAEKFYSIQRDEFQRLGVLGDWAHPYLTMNHEYEATIVREFGKFVEKGGVYKGLKPVLWCTQDQTALAEAEVEYEDHVSPSIYVKFPFQVNPHKQFGIAGLDAVEKVSVVIWTTTPWTLPANQAIALHPDIDYAFVQVDDEVLVIAEKLVDAMAKACELPEPKILAVKKGKDGFEGLVCGRPLTEGLSPILLGDFVTLEQGTGCVHIAPGHGMEDYILALKYNAKAQSQILTEPLQVMVPVDDRGCFTNEFQAFEGEHVLKANPEIVKKLQELGMLLGQGTLDHSYPHCWRCKKPVIFRATQQWFVSMEKGQLRERALKEIDHVQWIPERGRDRIFGMISNRPDWCLSRQRIWGTPIPGFTCTKCSATVADPKIIAHIADLVSERGADVWFERSATELLPSGTSCSECGGREFKKEQDILDVWFESGVSHAAVVKKQGEGWWPASLYLEGSDQHRGWFHSALLSSVTTDGSAPYRAVLTHGFVVDGQGKKMSKSAGNVVAPQDVIKQYGAEILRLWVAAQDYQEDLRISEPILKQLAEQYRKIRNTCRYLLSNIYDYVPSDPSHQVAIEQLPELDRWALMRLNKLNHNVRKGYEEFNFRQIVHELDYFCSVDMSATYLDILKDRLYTFRKDSPLRRGSQMVLHHIVTSLARLMAPILSFTAEDVWDVLPEKNKSPSAYDSVHLSTFPEPIILENQEILENRWKELLEVRSLVLGILEQRRRDKLIGSSLEAKVILTVPQKRRFDILHSYEKNLPELFIVSQVEIRLDEGWGSDALKEPNKSLGILLLVEKAGGEKCERCWNYRPTVGTQAAHPTLCERCVEAVS; translated from the coding sequence ATGGATTATAAAGCAACCCTCAATTTGCCAAAAACCGATTTCCCGATGAAGGGAAATTTGCCTCAACGCGAACCGGAGTTTCTCGCGCGATGGGCCGAGCAACAGTTGTATCAACAAATACAGGAATCGCGCGCGGACAAACCGTTGTACATCCTTCACGATGGTCCGCCATATGCCAATGGGCACATTCACATCGGCCATGCGCTGAACAAAATCCTCAAAGATATCATTGTGAAGTCCCGAACCATGGAAGGCTTTCGAGCCCCATATATTCCAGGGTGGGATTGCCATGGCCTCCCTATCGAGCATCAGGTGACGAAACAGCTTGGGGCCAAGAAGAAGGAACTCACCTCCACGCAGCTTCGACAGTTGTGCCGGGAATATGCGGAAAAATTCTACTCCATTCAGCGGGATGAATTTCAGCGGCTAGGCGTGTTGGGGGATTGGGCGCATCCCTACCTCACGATGAACCACGAGTATGAAGCGACCATTGTGCGCGAGTTTGGAAAGTTCGTGGAAAAGGGTGGCGTGTACAAAGGTCTCAAGCCAGTGTTGTGGTGCACCCAAGACCAAACCGCGTTGGCGGAAGCCGAGGTCGAATACGAAGACCACGTCTCGCCTTCGATTTACGTGAAGTTTCCCTTTCAAGTGAATCCACACAAACAGTTTGGTATTGCTGGCCTGGATGCTGTGGAAAAGGTTTCAGTGGTGATCTGGACCACGACACCTTGGACTTTACCTGCGAATCAGGCGATTGCTCTGCATCCAGACATTGACTACGCCTTTGTCCAGGTTGACGATGAAGTCCTCGTCATCGCGGAAAAGTTAGTCGATGCAATGGCCAAAGCCTGCGAGTTGCCGGAACCAAAAATTCTTGCCGTGAAAAAAGGGAAAGATGGATTTGAAGGACTGGTGTGTGGGCGTCCATTAACCGAAGGGCTCTCGCCGATTTTGCTTGGAGACTTCGTGACGTTGGAGCAGGGCACGGGTTGTGTGCATATCGCCCCGGGCCACGGTATGGAAGACTATATCCTCGCGCTGAAATATAATGCCAAAGCCCAAAGCCAGATTCTCACCGAACCCCTTCAAGTCATGGTCCCGGTTGATGATCGAGGATGTTTTACAAATGAGTTTCAGGCTTTTGAAGGCGAACATGTGTTGAAGGCCAATCCAGAGATTGTCAAAAAGCTTCAAGAACTCGGCATGCTTCTTGGTCAGGGCACACTCGATCACTCGTATCCCCATTGTTGGCGCTGTAAGAAGCCAGTGATCTTTCGCGCGACGCAGCAATGGTTCGTGTCCATGGAAAAAGGACAATTGCGAGAGCGGGCGTTGAAAGAAATCGACCACGTGCAATGGATTCCGGAGCGAGGCCGCGATCGTATTTTTGGCATGATTTCCAATCGTCCGGATTGGTGTTTGTCTCGTCAACGGATCTGGGGAACGCCGATTCCAGGTTTTACCTGCACCAAATGTTCGGCCACGGTGGCGGACCCGAAAATCATCGCGCACATTGCCGACCTCGTAAGTGAGCGTGGCGCGGATGTGTGGTTTGAACGATCGGCGACTGAACTTCTTCCTTCGGGCACTTCCTGTTCTGAATGCGGTGGCCGCGAGTTCAAAAAGGAACAAGATATTTTGGATGTGTGGTTTGAGTCCGGCGTGAGCCATGCCGCCGTGGTCAAGAAGCAGGGGGAGGGATGGTGGCCTGCAAGTTTATATCTTGAAGGGTCGGATCAACATCGGGGATGGTTTCATAGCGCCTTGTTGTCTTCGGTGACCACGGATGGGTCGGCTCCGTACCGTGCCGTGCTCACGCATGGGTTTGTGGTGGATGGACAAGGCAAAAAAATGTCCAAGTCCGCGGGCAACGTGGTGGCCCCGCAAGATGTCATCAAACAATACGGGGCGGAAATTCTTCGCCTGTGGGTGGCAGCGCAAGATTATCAGGAAGACCTGCGGATCTCCGAGCCCATCTTGAAACAATTGGCTGAGCAATATCGGAAGATTCGAAACACGTGCCGGTATCTGTTGAGCAATATTTATGATTACGTTCCGTCCGATCCGAGCCACCAAGTCGCGATTGAACAATTACCGGAATTAGATCGGTGGGCGTTGATGCGACTCAACAAGCTCAATCACAACGTGCGGAAAGGGTATGAAGAATTCAATTTTCGCCAAATCGTGCACGAGTTGGATTATTTTTGTTCGGTGGATATGAGCGCCACGTACCTCGATATACTAAAGGATCGTCTCTACACCTTTCGCAAAGACTCACCTCTGCGCCGCGGTTCCCAGATGGTCCTGCATCATATTGTCACGAGTTTAGCCAGACTCATGGCCCCAATTTTAAGTTTTACCGCGGAAGATGTCTGGGATGTGTTGCCAGAAAAAAACAAATCCCCATCAGCGTATGACTCGGTACATCTTTCGACATTTCCTGAGCCTATTATTTTAGAGAACCAGGAAATCTTGGAAAATCGTTGGAAAGAGTTATTGGAAGTTCGGTCTTTAGTCTTAGGGATACTTGAGCAGCGACGACGGGACAAACTCATAGGTTCTTCTTTGGAGGCCAAGGTTATTTTAACAGTTCCGCAGAAAAGGCGGTTCGATATTCTTCATTCCTATGAAAAAAATTTGCCGGAGCTTTTCATTGTTTCTCAGGTGGAAATTAGGTTGGATGAGGGTTGGGGGTCAGATGCGCTTAAAGAGCCAAATAAATCTCTAGGTATCCTTCTCCTGGTAGAAAAAGCAGGAGGCGAAAAATGCGAGCGGTGTTGGAATTATCGGCCAACGGTTGGAACGCAAGCCGCACATCCGACGCTATGCGAGCGGTGCGTCGAGGCGGTCTCGTGA
- the nadA gene encoding quinolinate synthase NadA → MNVVQAIELPVSDYQDLSPEELFERTVAAKKALGDQVLMLGHNYQRDEVIVHADLRGDSLLLSKLAAERSQHPYVVFCGVHFMAETADILSRTKQTVILPDMAAGCSMADMAAIEQVDQCWEELGRVLDVENEVMPAVYVNSAAVLKAFCGEHGGITCTSSNAKAVMEWCWARREKILFFPDEHLGRNVANKMGMPREEMIVWDPFMPYGGNTKDAIRKARLILWKGHCSVHQMFQPEHVAYFKKTYPGIKVIVHPECHENVVNQADLVGSTEFIIRTVKQAEPGTSWVVGTELNLVNRLKNEEIDKQVFFLSPTVCRCATMYRIDGAHLCWCMENLAQGIVVNQISVPEDEKVLAKLALDRMMAVS, encoded by the coding sequence GTGAATGTAGTTCAAGCGATTGAGCTTCCCGTTTCTGACTATCAAGACCTTTCCCCAGAGGAATTGTTTGAGCGCACGGTTGCAGCCAAGAAGGCGTTGGGCGATCAGGTGCTGATGCTGGGGCATAATTATCAGCGGGATGAGGTCATCGTCCATGCTGATCTTCGGGGCGACTCCCTGTTGTTGTCAAAATTAGCGGCAGAACGCTCTCAGCATCCCTACGTCGTATTTTGCGGAGTGCATTTTATGGCGGAAACTGCGGATATTTTAAGCCGTACCAAGCAAACGGTCATTTTGCCGGATATGGCGGCAGGTTGTTCCATGGCCGATATGGCGGCGATCGAACAGGTGGATCAATGCTGGGAAGAATTAGGGCGGGTGCTTGATGTTGAAAATGAGGTGATGCCGGCGGTCTATGTCAATTCGGCCGCCGTGCTCAAGGCATTTTGTGGCGAGCATGGTGGCATTACCTGTACTTCCTCCAATGCTAAGGCCGTCATGGAATGGTGCTGGGCCCGAAGGGAAAAGATTCTCTTTTTTCCTGATGAGCACCTCGGGCGGAATGTGGCCAATAAGATGGGCATGCCACGGGAAGAGATGATTGTGTGGGATCCCTTTATGCCCTATGGCGGCAATACGAAGGACGCGATTCGGAAGGCTCGACTGATTTTATGGAAAGGCCATTGCAGTGTACACCAAATGTTTCAGCCTGAGCATGTGGCATATTTTAAGAAGACCTATCCAGGGATCAAAGTCATTGTGCACCCGGAATGTCATGAAAATGTGGTCAATCAGGCCGATCTTGTAGGGTCGACCGAGTTTATTATTCGAACGGTGAAACAGGCAGAACCTGGAACGTCCTGGGTCGTAGGCACGGAGTTGAATCTTGTGAATCGGCTCAAAAACGAAGAGATCGATAAGCAGGTCTTTTTCCTATCCCCCACCGTATGCCGATGTGCCACCATGTATAGAATTGATGGGGCGCATTTGTGCTGGTGCATGGAGAATCTGGCGCAAGGCATCGTGGTGAACCAAATTTCCGTTCCAGAAGATGAAAAAGTCCTCGCCAAGTTGGCACTGGATCGCATGATGGCGGTCAGCTAA
- the thiC gene encoding phosphomethylpyrimidine synthase ThiC translates to MMNPELPTVNSSNGHGSNGQAHSTLTTTPLPASKKVYIKGSQPGVDVPMREIALSASPHANGTNGNGASKPSSRSIVVYDTSGPYTDPSTTIDIRQGLAPLRRDWILARQDVEELPDVSSNYGRQRANDPSLKDLRFSHIRKPLKAKPGKNVSQMHYARQGMITPEMEYIAIRETQLRLDAEAEGISGGVAQHPGNSWGANIPKTITPEFVRDEVARGRAIIPSNINHPEIEPMIIGRNFLVKINANIGNSAVASSIEEEVEKMIWSIRWGSDTVMDLSTGKNIHETREWIIRNSPVPIGTVPIYQALEKVNGKAEDLTWDIFRDTLIEQAEQGVDYFTIHAGVKLAYVPLTAKRMTGIVSRGGSIHAKWCLAHHQENFAYTHFEEICEIMKAYDVSFSLGDGLRPGSIADANDEAQFAELETLGELTKIAWDHDVQVMIEGPGHVPMHMIKENMERQLEACHEAPFYTLGPLTTDIAPGYDHITSGIGAAMIGWYGCAMLCYVTPKEHLGLPNKEDVKDGVIAYKIAAHAADLAKGHPGAQRRDNALSQARFEFRWEDQFNLSLDPDTARDYHDATLPDQAAKGAHFCSMCGPHFCSMKITQDVRDYAAQKEMDEKLALQAGLKEKSEEFRKTGGEIYL, encoded by the coding sequence ATGATGAACCCAGAACTCCCAACGGTCAATTCTTCGAATGGCCATGGTTCCAATGGTCAGGCACATTCCACCCTCACCACCACTCCTCTGCCGGCATCGAAAAAAGTCTATATCAAAGGCAGCCAACCAGGTGTGGACGTTCCCATGCGAGAGATTGCTCTATCGGCGTCCCCTCATGCCAATGGGACCAATGGAAATGGGGCATCGAAACCCTCGTCTCGTTCTATTGTTGTGTATGATACCTCAGGCCCCTATACCGACCCTTCGACCACAATCGATATTCGACAAGGGCTTGCTCCCTTACGAAGAGATTGGATTCTCGCCCGCCAAGATGTCGAAGAATTGCCTGATGTCTCCTCGAACTATGGGCGTCAACGGGCAAACGATCCCAGCCTGAAAGATCTCCGATTCAGCCATATCCGCAAGCCCCTGAAAGCCAAGCCTGGGAAGAATGTCTCGCAAATGCATTATGCCCGCCAGGGAATGATCACCCCGGAAATGGAGTATATCGCCATTCGAGAGACACAATTGCGCCTCGACGCTGAGGCGGAGGGAATATCAGGGGGTGTAGCTCAACACCCTGGCAATTCTTGGGGAGCCAACATACCGAAAACCATCACACCGGAATTCGTCCGAGATGAAGTGGCTCGAGGGCGCGCGATTATCCCTAGCAATATCAATCATCCTGAAATCGAGCCCATGATCATTGGCCGGAACTTCCTGGTTAAGATCAACGCCAATATTGGTAATTCAGCCGTGGCTTCATCCATTGAAGAAGAAGTGGAAAAAATGATCTGGTCCATCCGATGGGGATCGGACACCGTCATGGATCTGTCAACGGGCAAGAATATTCACGAAACTCGTGAATGGATTATTCGAAACTCCCCCGTCCCCATTGGCACCGTGCCCATTTACCAAGCACTGGAGAAGGTCAACGGCAAGGCCGAAGATCTAACCTGGGACATCTTTCGTGACACATTAATTGAGCAAGCTGAGCAAGGGGTGGACTATTTCACTATTCATGCGGGTGTGAAACTTGCGTATGTCCCACTGACGGCGAAACGCATGACCGGGATTGTCTCACGCGGAGGGTCGATCCATGCCAAATGGTGTTTGGCCCATCACCAAGAAAATTTCGCCTATACCCACTTCGAGGAAATTTGCGAAATCATGAAAGCCTATGACGTCTCCTTTAGTTTAGGAGATGGATTACGGCCAGGATCCATTGCCGATGCAAACGACGAAGCCCAGTTCGCGGAGCTCGAAACTCTTGGCGAACTGACTAAGATCGCCTGGGACCATGATGTCCAAGTGATGATCGAGGGCCCGGGGCATGTCCCCATGCACATGATTAAAGAAAATATGGAACGACAATTGGAAGCCTGTCACGAAGCACCCTTTTATACCTTAGGTCCACTTACCACTGATATTGCCCCCGGCTATGATCACATCACCTCCGGTATTGGGGCTGCCATGATCGGGTGGTACGGCTGCGCCATGTTGTGTTATGTCACGCCGAAGGAACACCTCGGCTTACCCAACAAAGAAGACGTGAAAGATGGCGTCATCGCCTACAAGATTGCCGCGCATGCGGCAGATTTGGCCAAAGGGCATCCAGGGGCGCAACGCCGGGACAATGCACTATCACAAGCCCGGTTTGAATTTCGATGGGAAGATCAATTTAATCTCTCGCTCGATCCCGACACGGCTCGGGACTATCATGATGCCACGCTTCCTGACCAAGCCGCCAAAGGCGCGCACTTCTGCTCCATGTGCGGCCCACATTTTTGCTCGATGAAAATCACGCAAGACGTGCGCGATTATGCCGCGCAAAAAGAAATGGACGAAAAACTCGCCCTTCAGGCTGGTCTCAAGGAAAAGTCAGAGGAATTTCGAAAAACCGGTGGCGAAATATATTTATAG